The genomic interval TTGAGTCGGCCATTTTTGAAGCCTCTGAGATTCTTGACGTCCAGCATGCCAATCTCCGTGAGGCCACTGCAGGACACAGCAGCTGCTCAGCTGAACCGTGGGTCAACGGAGTGCTGGATATGCGGGTAAACGCTGTAGGAGGCACCTGGCACCCATCTCCAAAGGGAGATGAAGTGACCGCGGGCCTCCTCGGAACCTTGATGTAACTATCTAGAATTCTTCATAGACGGCTGGATCTTGATCTTTGATCCGGCCGTTTTTGCGCGCCAAAGCGGTAATCGCCTGGACGTCTTCGTCGATAAGCGAAATCTTTACCGCCTCCAAGTTGCTGCGCTGCCTGGCCGGGTTGGTGGAGCGTGGAATCGGAACGATTCCCCTGGCGTGATGCCAAGCGAGGGCGATTTCGCCGCTGCCGACCCCGTAGCGCTCGCCGATTTCCTTGAGCAATGGCTCTTCGACGAGTCCGCGACCGTTGCTGAGCGGGCTCCAGGCCTCGGTAATGATGCCCAGCTCATCGTGGAAATCTACCTGCTCCACCTGCGGGAAATAGGGGTGCAACTCGATCTGGTTAACGGCCGGCAGTTCACCGGTTTCGCGGCGCAGGCGATCAATGTGATTTGGAAGGAAGTTAGACACTCCGATGTGCTTGACCAGGCCAGCATCGCGGACTTCAATCAGCGTTTCCCACGCCTCGACGTAGAGATCCTTGCTGGGATTAGGCCAGTGAATCAAGAGGAGATCGATGTAATCTAAGTTGAGGCGGTATAGACTTTCCTCAATGCGGACGCGTCCTAGATCGCGAGCATGGAAGCGGCCAGGGAGCTTACTGGTAACAATCAATTCCTCGCGGGGGACACCCGACTCGCGGACAGCCTTGCCCACGGTACCTTCATTTTCATAGTTGTACGCGGTGTCGATGAGGCGGTAACCAGCATCAATGGCAGTAGCGATGGCTTCAACGCCAGGTGCGCCATCAAGATGAACGGTGCCGAAACCAATTGGAGGAAGGGAAAGAGTCATGTACGCCAGGTTAGCGAAACTTCAGGGAAGGGGATCGGTAAGGAATTGAAGGTTAGGCCTCGAGGAGGAAAAGAATTCAAAAAGGCAGCCGATACGCAGGTCTCCAGGTACTTGACCATGCTCATACTTTCGCTGATCTACAGCCGACCAGGTGTAGATCTCTAGGAAGTAAAACCACTCTTCAAGGGCATTCCACAGACAGTCTTGGATTTGTTTGTGCGAGAGGTCTTCCCAGTTGTTTGGAAACGATAAAGTGACCCCCGGATAGTGGAAAGCACCCGGCTGGTGGGCGAGAAGATCGTTGATTAATGAATCAAAATTGATGATCAATGGCATGACGAAATCTTGGTCGTCATAACTGAAACTGAAATCAGGGAACAGCCACCTTTTCGGGGAGAACTTCATTGCCTGACCGACAGACATATCCCTGTTCTCTGCAGCTGACACGAACCACTGCGGGAAAATCCTCTCCAGCTCTTCGCGTGCTTGATTCGGCTGTTCTACCTGTTCTGGCATTATCCGAGCTCGCCCGCATAGTGGTTAAACTTGTTGCCCCGAACAAAACCAGCAAGGAAAATACCTGAATCCTGCGCCGCCTCGATTGCCAGCGATGTTGCAGCACCAACAGCGATTACACCCGAAATTCCAGCCATGGCAGCCTTTTGGACAAGCTCAAAAGACG from Corynebacterium glutamicum ATCC 13032 carries:
- a CDS encoding aldo/keto reductase, which produces MTLSLPPIGFGTVHLDGAPGVEAIATAIDAGYRLIDTAYNYENEGTVGKAVRESGVPREELIVTSKLPGRFHARDLGRVRIEESLYRLNLDYIDLLLIHWPNPSKDLYVEAWETLIEVRDAGLVKHIGVSNFLPNHIDRLRRETGELPAVNQIELHPYFPQVEQVDFHDELGIITEAWSPLSNGRGLVEEPLLKEIGERYGVGSGEIALAWHHARGIVPIPRSTNPARQRSNLEAVKISLIDEDVQAITALARKNGRIKDQDPAVYEEF